Within the Tessaracoccus flavescens genome, the region AAGCCTCAGGCGTTCGCCGCCGCCTTGACGTACTCCTCGTAACCGTTAGCTTCGAGCTTGTCTGCCAGCTCCTTGCCACCCTCGTCGACGATGCGGCCGTCGACGAAGACGTGCACGAAGGTCGGCTCGATGTAGCGAAGGATGCGGGTGTAGTGGGTGATCAGCAGCACGGCGCGGTCGCCCTGCTCCGAGTAGCGGTTGACGCCCTCGGAGACGACGCGGAGGGCGTCGATGTCGAGGCCGGAGTCGGTCTCGTCGAGGATCGCGGCCTTGGGGTTGAGCAGTTCGAGCTGGGCGATCTCGTGGCGCTTCTTCTCACCGCCGGAGAAGCCCTCGTTGACGGAGCGGGCCGCGAACGACTTGTCGAGCTGGAGCTGGTTGAGGGCGGACTCGACGTCCTTGACCCAGGTGCGGACCTTCGGTGCCTCGCCGTCGATGGCGGTCTTGGCGGTGCGCAGGAAGTTGGCGACGGAGACGCCCGGCACCTCGACCGGGTACTGCATGGCCAGGAAGAGGCCCGCGCGGGCGCGCTCGTCGACGGTC harbors:
- the sufC gene encoding Fe-S cluster assembly ATPase SufC encodes the protein MSTLVISDLHVDVHTEDGNKPILKGVNLTINPGEIHAIMGPNGSGKSTLAYAIAGHPKYEITSGSVTLDGVELTDMTVDERARAGLFLAMQYPVEVPGVSVANFLRTAKTAIDGEAPKVRTWVKDVESALNQLQLDKSFAARSVNEGFSGGEKKRHEIAQLELLNPKAAILDETDSGLDIDALRVVSEGVNRYSEQGDRAVLLITHYTRILRYIEPTFVHVFVDGRIVDEGGKELADKLEANGYEEYVKAAANA